From Vicinamibacterales bacterium, the proteins below share one genomic window:
- a CDS encoding M20/M25/M40 family metallo-hydrolase gives MRAALLALAVLLAVPPQDDALTRIRREGLERSKVFELFSTLTDQFGPRLAGTPAYKQSAEWARDRLREFGLAGAALEPWPFGRGWVLDRLVVEMVEPRYMPLIGYAEAWSAPTRGAIVATPVFLGSRTAAEIAAMKDRLKGAIVMVAPQTQFTREDRPQPSLADGPVRIGQPPWVTPRPSQADARAITQTVRDAGAAVQIRTSEGEHGTVFVLGRDQGENALPSVVLAGEHYNMIARMLARGIPVKLRVDVQARFLTDDPNSYNVVGDIAGADPQLKSEVVMIGAHLDSWHTGTGATDNADGAAVVLEAARMLKAIGLPAKRTIRAALWGGEEEGLLGSKAYVAAHYAGDANKEARDKLFAYLNLDPASGPIYGWYMEKSAPAKTLFDAWLEPLKDLGVRKNVIEGIGNTDHLSFRAAGIPGFNPIQEYKDYDVRTHHTNVDLYERVREQDLKQNAVVLAWFAWQAANAAERIPRP, from the coding sequence ATGAGAGCGGCGCTGCTCGCGCTCGCCGTCCTCCTCGCCGTACCGCCGCAGGACGATGCGCTGACGCGCATCCGGCGGGAGGGACTCGAGCGATCGAAGGTCTTCGAGCTGTTCTCGACCCTGACCGATCAATTCGGCCCGCGGCTCGCCGGAACGCCCGCCTACAAGCAGTCCGCGGAGTGGGCGCGCGATCGCCTGCGCGAGTTCGGACTCGCCGGCGCGGCGCTGGAACCCTGGCCGTTCGGACGCGGCTGGGTGCTCGATCGGCTGGTCGTCGAGATGGTCGAGCCGCGCTACATGCCGCTCATCGGCTACGCCGAGGCCTGGTCGGCGCCGACGCGCGGCGCGATCGTCGCCACGCCCGTGTTCCTCGGATCGCGCACCGCCGCCGAGATCGCGGCGATGAAGGACCGTTTGAAAGGGGCGATCGTCATGGTGGCCCCGCAGACGCAGTTCACGAGGGAGGACCGGCCGCAGCCGAGCCTCGCCGACGGTCCGGTCCGGATCGGCCAGCCGCCATGGGTCACGCCGCGGCCGAGCCAGGCCGACGCTCGCGCCATCACACAGACCGTCCGTGACGCCGGCGCCGCGGTGCAGATCAGGACGAGCGAGGGAGAGCACGGCACCGTGTTCGTGCTCGGGCGCGATCAGGGAGAGAACGCGCTCCCCTCCGTGGTCCTCGCCGGCGAGCACTACAACATGATCGCCCGGATGCTCGCGCGCGGCATTCCCGTCAAGCTGCGGGTCGACGTGCAGGCGCGCTTCCTGACCGACGATCCCAACAGCTACAACGTCGTCGGCGACATCGCCGGCGCCGATCCGCAGCTGAAATCAGAAGTCGTGATGATCGGCGCACACCTCGACTCGTGGCACACCGGCACCGGTGCGACGGACAACGCCGACGGCGCCGCGGTGGTCCTGGAGGCAGCGCGCATGCTGAAAGCGATCGGCCTGCCGGCGAAGCGAACGATTCGGGCGGCGTTGTGGGGAGGCGAGGAGGAAGGGCTCCTGGGATCGAAGGCATACGTGGCGGCCCACTACGCCGGCGATGCCAACAAGGAGGCGCGCGACAAGCTGTTCGCCTATCTGAACCTGGATCCGGCGAGCGGCCCGATCTACGGCTGGTACATGGAGAAGAGCGCCCCCGCGAAGACGCTGTTCGATGCCTGGCTGGAACCGCTGAAGGATCTGGGCGTCCGCAAGAACGTCATCGAAGGGATCGGCAACACCGACCATCTCAGCTTCCGCGCCGCCGGCATCCCCGGGTTCAACCCGATCCAGGAATACAAGGACTACGACGTC